The nucleotide sequence CGCCGGCACGCTGGCGGACAAGGCCGCGACGCTGCGCGCCCTGTACGGCTACGTCTGGATGTACCCGGGCAAGAAGCTCCTCTTCATGGGCAGCGAGTTCGGCCAGCGCTCCGAGTGGAACTACGACACCGGCCTGGAGTGGCAGTTGTTGCAGCACCCCGAGCACGAGGGCCTGCGGGTGCTGGTGCGCGACCTCAACCGGCTCTACACCAGCGAACCCGTGCTGAGCACGACGGATTACCGGCCGGAAAGCTTCCGCTGGGTGAACGCCAGCGACGGCGACCACAGCACGATCAGCTTCCTGCGCACGGATCCCTCCGGCCGCACGGCTTGGCTCGTGGTCTGCAATTTCACGCCGCTCACCCGGACGCGGCATCACGTCGGCGTGCCGCACCGCGGCTACTGGCGCGAGGTGCTCAACACCAATTCCGCCTACTACGGCGGCGCGGGCTTCGGCAACCATGGCGGCCGCACGGCGTCGACGATCCCGGCGGATGGCTTCGAGCAATCGCTCAGCCTGACGCTGCCGGGCCTGTCAGTGCTGGTGTTCAAGTGGGCGGCCGAGCTGCCGGGCTGAGGGTGGGGGTTGTAGGGCGGGATCGCCGAATCCCGCCTCGCCTGTGGCATTGTGATCGAACCTAGGCGGGATTCGGCGATCCCGCCCTACAGCCAGGCATTGACCGGGCAGGATAGGGCGAACATATTCCTCGCATGAACTACCCCCGGCTGTTGCTCGCGGCCTGCGCCCTACTGGGCGCGACAGCGGTCGCGCAGGAAAAACCGAAGATCACGGCGGTCGAGCGGTCCCAGGGCTGGCGTTTTCTCTTTGATGGCGGCTCGCTCGCCGACTGGCGCGGCTACGGGCAGAACCGGGTGCCGAAAAACTGGACGGTGCTTGACGGCTGGCTGACCTCGACTGGCGGACCGGCGCTGGTGTCGGAGGAGGAATTCAAGGATTTCGAACTGCTCTTTGATTGGAAGGCCGACGAGGGCGGCGTGTGCGAGGTCTACCTGCGGGCCGACGAGGATCGCGCGATGCCCGAGGAATCGGGCCTGCTCGTAGAGCTGGCCGGCGGGACCGGCATGGGCGGCAACGGCGGGCTCACCGAACTTTGGCGCACGATCACCCCGCAGCCCGGACTCTGGCATCGCAGCAAGGTGACCGTCTACGGCAACCAGGTGGAGCACTGGGTGGATGGGGAGCGGGTGCTGACCTACATGGTCGACACGGCTGCCTGGCGCGCTGCGGTGGCCGCGAGCCGGTTCAAGGATGTCCGGGCCTATGGCATGCACCGCGAGGGTCGCATCGTGTTGTCGGGCAAGAACGCGTCGTTTCGGAATATCAAGATCCGGCCATTGTGAGTTGTAGGGCGGGATCGCCGAATCCCGCCTCGGCTGTGATGGAGTTGTCGGGCAAGGGGGATTTGAAAATCCCGCCCTACACGCCTAGCCCCGTTACTTTGGCGTATCCAGCGTGACGTTGAGCTTCTCGAGGGTGAGGCCGAGCTGGCGGTCGTATTCGGCGAGGGCTTTGTGGTAGTCGGACATCGCGGCGGCCTCGCGGACCTCGGCGATGGAAAGGAGCTCCTGTTGCTGGGCGACGAAGAAGGTGCTGCTCTGGCCGACGCGCAGGCGCTTCACCTCGGCGTCGAGGGTGGCTTGGGCGAGTTCACGCGCTTCGCGGTTGGCCGAGATGCGTTTCTGGGCGGTCTCGATCTGGCCGGCGGCGTTGCCGACGGAGACGACGATGGCCTGCTCCACCTGCTCAAGCGAGGTCGCGGCCTGGCGCTGCTGGAGTTTGGCGGCGCGGTAGCGGCCGCGTTCGGTCGTGAAGGTGAGCGGGACGGAAACGACCACGCCCCAGCTGTAACTGCGGTAGTCCTTGTCCTCGACCTGCCGGCGGCTGGCGGAACGGTCGGCGTCGAGGCCGTTGTACCCGTAGCTGCCGACGAGGTCCACGCGGGGGAGGAGCTGATTGCGCTGGAGGCGGGAGTTGAGGTCGCTGCGCCTGAGCGAGAGCTTCGCCTGCTGGTAGTCGGGGCGCTTTTCCAGCGCGACGCGGAAGTCGGCGGCGGCGTCCACCACGACGATCGGCGCCGGGGCGGGCGGCTCCAGGGCGAGGCGGCGGCCCAGCAGGGCGGGGGTGCGGTCGTCCGAGATGAGCTGTTTCAGGAAGTTCTCGGCGTTGCGCACCTGGCGCTCGGCGGAGAGGAGATCCTCCTCGCGGCCGGCCACGCGGGAGCGGGCGGCGGTGACGTCGTACTCGGACATGGAGCCGACCTTGAAGCGCTTCTCGTTCTCGTCGAGCAGGCCGGCGGCGAGATCGCGGGAGCGGGTGGCGGTGCGCAGGGCGGCGTAGGCGAAGTTGAGGTCGTGGTAGGCGTAGGTGACGCCGGTGATGACATCGATGACGGTCTGGCGGTATTGCCATTCGCTGATGGCGCGGTTGGTGCGTGCGATGCGGATCGAGGCGAGGGTCGGGCCGAAACCAAAGTCGCGCAGCAGCGGTTGGGTACCGGAGAAGCCGGCGAAGGAGTCGTAGTTGTCGGCGTAACCGTTGAAGGTCCCGCGGGCGTTGGTGGTGCTGGCGCCGAGCCGGTAGGTCAGGCCCCAGGGAAGGAGTCCGCTGACGCCGACGTCGTACGAATCGGCGGTGTCGTAGGTCGTGTTGCGATCACCGGAGGTGGGATCGAAGGTGAGCAACGGGTTCCGATTGCCGCTGGTGGTATAGGCCCCGCTGAGGACCGGGTCGAATTTGCCGAGCGACTCGGTCACGCGCGCGGAGGCGATGGCGGCATCGTAGCCCTCGACCTGGATGGAAAAGTTCTTGGCGAGGGCCAGTTCGATCGCGCGGGCCAGGGAGAGGGGCTCCGCGTTGGCCGGCATATCATCGGCCGCAGCCAGGGACAGACAGGTTCCAATCGAGAGGCAAAGGGCGAAAATTAAACTCCGGAGGTTCGACATCGAGAATAGGGATGCCGCCTCTTTGCAACCCTTGTGCCAGCCATCCGAATAAATGCAGCTAGCTATCTATCAGTGAGTAACGATAAATCAAAGCCGGCGCGCAGGGGGTGGTTTGGTCGGGGTCGGGATTTCGCCATCCCGAAAATGGGAACGCCGGGTGGCTACATTTTCCGCATCAGGACCAAGGCGAAGGGGCGCACTTCGACGGTCATGATGCCGCCGGTGACGGCCGGGTCGCTCTCGGCGAAGGTTTGGGCGGCCTCGGGGCTGTCGGCCTCGAAGATCACGAGGCCGAAAGTCTTGTCGCCCGCCTCGAGGGTGCGGCCGACGACGATGGCCTGGCCTTGTTCGGTGGCGGCCTTCAGGTGGCGGAAGTGGCGGCTGATGATCTCCTCATCGGCCTTGGTCCAGCCGGCGTCCGTGTGCAGGCGCTCGACGAGGCTCAGCAGGTAGATGAAGCGGGGGCGCTGGGTTTGGGCGGCTTCCTGGGCCGGGAGGGCCGGCAGGGTGACCGAGGCGAGCAGCAGGGAGAGAACCAGGGCCAGGCGGGGTAAGGGCGGGGTCATGCCGCACCAGCCAAGCCGGCGGCCGGACGCAGCACAATTCCAATTCCTCGGGTGGGGCCCGGGCCAGGTGGCGTCAGGCCGGTTTACTTCGTCCACAACCGCGCGGCGGCGTAGAGCAGGAAAACCGCGAAGGCGCGCTTGGCGTACAGGGGCGGGATTTTCTGGATGAACAGGGAGCCGAGCACCGCGCCGACGGCACCGGCGACGGCGCAGGCCCAGAAGATCGGCCAGTTGATCTTGCCGAGGCTGAAATTGGCGGCGCTGCCGGCCAGCGAGATCGGGATGATCATGGCCAGGGAGGTGCCGACCGCCACATGGTAGTCGACCTTGAAGGCCAGCATCAGCACTGGCACGATCACGATGCCGCCGCCGATGCCAAAGCAACCGCTGGCGAAACCGGCGACAAGGCCGAGAAGAATGTAGCCGAGGGTCGGAATCATGGAAGAGGAGCGTGACCGGCGGGACGCATCGCCACAAGCCGCAGTTCGGAAATGTAGCGCGGGGTTTCCGAACCCCGCCAGCCGGCATGCGGAGACGCCGACCGACAGCTACTTGGCTGAGGCGGCCCCGGGCGCGTCCTTCACCGAGGGAAAATACCAGACGCGGCGTATGTGGTTGTCGCGGATCTCGTAGACGCCATGGGCCTGCTGGGAGACGCGTTTGCCCTCCTTGTCATCCCACGAGGGGCGCTCGCGGACGGTGAGGTAGGGCCCGGTCTGTTCGACGGAGAGAAATTCGGAGCGCACGGTCGGGAAGGATTTGAAGTAGCCGACGAGCCAGTCGCGGAGCTGGGCGCGGCTGGTGGCATCCGTCGAGGTCTGGCCGCCATCCACCGAATAACACGTGAAATCC is from Lacunisphaera limnophila and encodes:
- a CDS encoding 3-keto-disaccharide hydrolase, producing the protein MNYPRLLLAACALLGATAVAQEKPKITAVERSQGWRFLFDGGSLADWRGYGQNRVPKNWTVLDGWLTSTGGPALVSEEEFKDFELLFDWKADEGGVCEVYLRADEDRAMPEESGLLVELAGGTGMGGNGGLTELWRTITPQPGLWHRSKVTVYGNQVEHWVDGERVLTYMVDTAAWRAAVAASRFKDVRAYGMHREGRIVLSGKNASFRNIKIRPL
- a CDS encoding TolC family protein, which gives rise to MPANAEPLSLARAIELALAKNFSIQVEGYDAAIASARVTESLGKFDPVLSGAYTTSGNRNPLLTFDPTSGDRNTTYDTADSYDVGVSGLLPWGLTYRLGASTTNARGTFNGYADNYDSFAGFSGTQPLLRDFGFGPTLASIRIARTNRAISEWQYRQTVIDVITGVTYAYHDLNFAYAALRTATRSRDLAAGLLDENEKRFKVGSMSEYDVTAARSRVAGREEDLLSAERQVRNAENFLKQLISDDRTPALLGRRLALEPPAPAPIVVVDAAADFRVALEKRPDYQQAKLSLRRSDLNSRLQRNQLLPRVDLVGSYGYNGLDADRSASRRQVEDKDYRSYSWGVVVSVPLTFTTERGRYRAAKLQQRQAATSLEQVEQAIVVSVGNAAGQIETAQKRISANREARELAQATLDAEVKRLRVGQSSTFFVAQQQELLSIAEVREAAAMSDYHKALAEYDRQLGLTLEKLNVTLDTPK
- a CDS encoding YciI family protein yields the protein MTPPLPRLALVLSLLLASVTLPALPAQEAAQTQRPRFIYLLSLVERLHTDAGWTKADEEIISRHFRHLKAATEQGQAIVVGRTLEAGDKTFGLVIFEADSPEAAQTFAESDPAVTGGIMTVEVRPFALVLMRKM
- a CDS encoding sulfite exporter TauE/SafE family protein, whose translation is MIPTLGYILLGLVAGFASGCFGIGGGIVIVPVLMLAFKVDYHVAVGTSLAMIIPISLAGSAANFSLGKINWPIFWACAVAGAVGAVLGSLFIQKIPPLYAKRAFAVFLLYAAARLWTK